A window of the Arachis duranensis cultivar V14167 chromosome 5, aradu.V14167.gnm2.J7QH, whole genome shotgun sequence genome harbors these coding sequences:
- the LOC107489353 gene encoding uncharacterized protein LOC107489353 has translation MPLYAKFLKELINKKRSWNEKETVILTQECNAVIQKGLPPKLKDLGSFIISCTIGNMTLENALCELGASINMMPLSMMKKLEIEEVKPTRMSLQMADRSLKIPNGIVENLLVNIREFIFPSDFVILDMEEEGHNSIILGRPFLAITRAIINVEKGEMTLRVHDEKMIINAFKAMQYPLEKEKHMRVEMIEKLEEELLEANCQEEQEEETKEK, from the coding sequence ATGCCTCTATATGCAAAATTTCTCAAAGAACTCATtaacaagaagagaagctggaatgAAAAGGAGACAGTGATCTTGACACAAGAATGCAATGCAGTGATTCAAAAGGGTCTCCCACCAAAGCTCAAGGACCTAGGGAGCTTCATCATATCATGCACCATAGGCAACATGACACTAGAAAATGCTCTCTGTGAGTTAGGTGCCAGCATTAACATGATGCCTCTCTCAATGATGAAAAAGCTTGAAATAGAGGAAgtcaaaccaacaagaatgtcACTTCAAATGGCAGACAGATCACTCAAGATACCTAATGGAATTGTAGAAAACTTATTGGTGAATATTAGAGAATTCATTTTCCCTTCTGATTTTGTCATCTTAGACATGGAAGAAGAGGGACACAACTCAATTATCTTGGGGCGACCTTTCTTGGCCATAACAAGAGCTATAATTAATGTAGAGAAAGGCGAAATGACCCTTAGGGTACATGATGAAAAAATGATCATCAATGCTTTTAAGGCCATGCAATATCCCCTTGAGAAGGAGAAGCATATGAGGGTGGAAATGATAGAAAAATTGGAGGAAGAGTTACTTGAAGCCAACTGTCAggaggaacaagaagaagaaacaaaagaaaaataa